CATGGAGAGTAAGTGCGGTTTGGCGTCCGTTGCATTTGCTCGAGTTTCAgcgacccccccccccccccccccccccggtcGTAGAAAACTCGGATCAACACGCGACTCCGTGGGCTCGTTTCAAGTTTGCATTTTTGTCTTGTGtgctttcgtgctcggtgcctGTAGGTTGTTTAAGCATAAAGAAAACCGCAAGCATCCTAAAGCGGAAAGGATTTTGTACTGAACTGAAGCCATGGCTTGCCGCAAATCAAACGCTCACTTCTTCGAAACCTTTGTGCCTTTTCACTACTTGTTATATCAATCATGCAGCACTACTAACACATCCTGCTCCTCAAAACCATGGAAGATGCTGTTGTATTGCGgttttttatcttaattaaACGCACTCTTCTAGAAACGTACTATTTGCAAGGATCTAAAAAAACAGGGAGGTAGCGTCGTGCTAAAGTACAGACATATCTCTTGTTGATTCAAAGCTAGGTGGTTTCTGCCAAGATAGGGAATTGGAAGCCTGAAACTGAACTACTGAAGCACATCCGTGTGAATTTGGGTGGCTTGTTGCATAGTCAAAAAGCTCACCCTTCTGCATTTTGCTGTCAATCCAGCTCCCTCACGTACCGTAGTGAGGTGTATGATGTAGTACTGTCTTATCTCCATGACTCACTCCATTACTCCACATGCCTCTGAATTGATCGACAGTAAGTCCACAAGGTCAAGTACTTAAGgtaaagtctttttttttccagtgcGAGTGTCCACTAATAAGCAACAACAAAATTCAGACTGACAGACGGCGACCTGAAATATCTTTACCAAAAAACTTCCACAGCGTACTGTCACCTTACCTCACTATATAAACTACCCCCTTCGCCGTGCGACGAGagctctcgctctctctctctctctctctcttgacGAGACCTCTTCGCACGTGCGTTCGCCGGCTCCTTCGTGGAGTTATACGAAGCAGTGAGCTGCCAAGATGGAcgtcgagcagcagcagcaggccaGGAGGCTTCTGTcgaacggcgcggcggcggcggcggctgacccGTCGCCTGGCCCCGCAGGGCATGGGGTGGAAGGCTTTGCGAacgcggcggcaacggcgcgccCGGCCCCGTTCAGCTCGCTGGACGCGACGGTCATCACGGTCCTGTCGCTCCTCCTCTGCGTGCTCGTCGTCGGGCTCGTGCTCCACGCGCTCGCCCGGTGCGCGTTCCGCGTCACGCGGCGCGTGTGCTACGGCCAGGAGCCCCCCGGAGATCAGTATCACGGCGAGAGAtgcgcggcgccggccaggAAGAAGGTTGGCGGGGCCATCCGGGAGAAGATCCCCGCGCTGgtgtggccggccggcgggtTCGATCAGCTCGCCGGGTGCGGCTCGACCGAGTGCGCCATCTGCCTCGCCGAGTTCGTGCAGGGGGACCGCGTCCGCGTGCTGCCGCGCTGCGGCCACGGCTTCCACGCGCGGTGCATTGACCGCTGGCTCGCCGCAAGGCAGACCTGCCCGACGTGCAGGCGGGAGCCGTTCGCGaagcccgcggcggcgccggcggccgtgcAGCTGCAAGTTTACCCTGACGCCGGCGGCTCGCATGCACGAGACGCCTTAGCCAACGTGACGAATCTCGTATAGTAGGCTCAGTATTAGTGAACGcagtgaatttttttttcttttcttttgtcatcCGCGACGCTGTGGTCATgagttaatttcttttcttttctgcagCTGTAAAAACAGGACCAGGTTGTGAGCTGTTCAGGCTTTGTGAAAGATTTGCTAATATACCACGGACGGCTATCTTTGAAACCGTCTGAAACGTTTTCATGCACTCTGGGTGACtggagtttttctttttctgttttcacAATCGAGATGCATAATACATGAAAAAGGAATTTCGGCAGTTCATCCATTTCTGTTATATAAACATGGAACGGCCTAATCAATAAATTCGGCCCACGGACAGAGTAAAAGTCCTATCAATGCGACCATCAATCCACAAGTGTCCGCCTTCTGCGGTGGACATTTTTTAGTGTTTgagtaaaaagaaatttgaaaatgtcaaatttataaataatttttttatatatatattcttaattatctaaaaacaagtgtgaaaaaaccttaaaattaacatcaaatttaaggttgaacttataaacatatgtCAAAGCGAAAAAAACCGAGGCTCTAGAGCTCTAGCGTGACGCTGTAGTGCAATATGTAACTGTACAAACTACAATCATCCACTGCAAAGCATACTAGAGGTATATAAGCAGTCGGCGAGTTAGAAAAATCTGACAAGGTTAAGAGTTCTAATATGCAGCCGAGCCGACGGTTTATTGTGTTGACGTGCGTCACACTTGACTTGTGGCctgaaaattttaagaatgatGTATCCTAAGCGCGGCCAATTCCAGATTGTGTTGCTACTTGCTATTACAGTTTTAAGCTTTTAAAGTAGCTCAAAAAATTgccgttcaaaaaaaaaagtagctcGAATGATCAAATCTTATTGCAGTAAGCAAATAGGCAATTATGGGTGATGACCGTCGACCGGTGAAGTGGGGGGCTCCTTGAAGCCGAGAGCATCTAGGATGAACAACGTGAGGCCTATGACTATTTCTGAAGATGTCATTTTTCCCCCTTCTGCCTCACTACAAAGCAAGGCAATACTAACATTGTTGTTACAATACCATGTGCGACATTTGACTGCTTGCTGCATTATCATTTATAAATGGATACTTTAGTGCAATAATTAGCTGAAATGAGTAGGCACCATATGAAACACGCTTTTGACTGCAAGCCGGAAAACGTCTTCCCCTCTTCCCCGCCCGTCCAGAGTgggagctgcagctgcagctaccACTGCCACTGCCACTGCCACAATCTTTCTTTCCGCCTTACTGAATTATTGGCTCACGTAATGGGCTCCCCTGAGGCTTTCCACTACTGTAAGCTTCAAAGCACTGTACTAGCGAGCGTGTGCCtcgttaattatttttctgttgcCAATAATGCTGCCCACTATTGCCCAAAATAAACATTTCCattgtctaaattttttttacccaaATCAACCAGTAACACGCTATACGCCGGCAAAGTGATCAGCTCAGCCGAAGTATTCGCGTATCAACTTATCAGATCTTCCAGCGCTGAAAGCACCTGCAGAGTATCAACATCTTGTTCTTCCGGCAACGTAGGATGGAATTGCGTCGACTTTATGAAAGAAAGCATGAATTattgcagctttgtgcaattagAAATTAAAAGTCAGTTATTGGGGCTGTTTAACTGGGAGAGTTCGGTTATCCGCCGGCTGCTTGGTCGACGGAATGATGCATTAATGCATTTTGCAGTAGCCGGTGATCCCTGGTCCAATCTTGGGCTCCATGTCCGAGTCAGGAGGCATAAAAGTTGGTTTCGGTAATTGATATCGTGCACGGTTTCCATCATTTCGCTATTTCgctttttaggagaaaaacgAAGCagaatatttatgaaaaaaaataatttattagtaaaatGTTTATACATGTGATCGTAGTAATTCAAACAcaaattatatgaaataaattacgaCATAAGACTATAaaacaactccaaaattaaataattaaatttagtcTATAAACAGTTACAAGCCGAAACGAAGGGAGCCATCTCCTACTAGATTGCTGCAAGATCACGATCATCCAAGGAGAAATCGTATTGGACATGACTAGTGGCCTGCGTTTTACTCGAGCAACCCTGCTGACTGCTGTGAAATCGGTGAGCTCAGATCGCACTTCGGTAGGAAAGTGAACCCGTATGAAAAATGTCACGACAGGttcatcttctttttattttctgggGGACTTGTACGTACAAAAGCTGAAGAGcagaaattttcttttcttccatttcccttttttcctttgctGGGAACTGAATATTGTACAGTAGCGTCCATGACCTCAGCCCAGTAATGCAAATCTTTACTCTCCAAAGCCCAATCTGGTGACATTGTTCGGCCTTTCGACCGAACTGTGTCCAGACCAGCAGGCCACATAATCGGCACAGAATCCAAGCCAATTTAGGACAGAGCCGAAGCCCGGTCTGGGAAATTCCGGAGCCTTCCAAGAGATCGCGAACAGCCCAACAACGGGCGCGTTCGCAGGAGGCTCACAGAATTAATCTCTCCTGGAAAATCTTTTTTCGGGTGCACtttttttaaactactaaatgatatatttttgctaaaaaaatttatataaaattattctatttttcaagtttaaaataaataacacttaattaatcatatactaatatcgTTCCTCGTTTTGCGTGTGGTGATTAGCTACATCCGGAAGAGCCCAACAGGCCACATACCATCGGGTCAGACATCTATGGCTGGCTGCCTTGGCCGGGTCGCCCGCCCCGAGCTCATGCGCTGTCGTGTCGGTGACAGTGGTGTGTAACGTTCAAACGACGAAGCAGAGGGGAGCTCACACACTGGCACACACGATCCGTGCAGGTGCAGGGCGAAGGGGTCGCCGCAGACTGGTCCAACCGGGCGGCTGCCGCGCATAAAACGGCTCCCCTTGCTCTGCTTTCCGTTTCGTCTCGGCATCCTCTCCCATTTGTCTCTCGCTCGCTGTCTCGCCAGTCGCCATCCCTCGCGTCAGCGGGGGAGCTCTCTAGAAGGAGCAGAGCACATCAAGCGATCGAATCGATCCCCTCCTCCGATCGCCTGCCTGAAGTCTCCGAGGTACAGCCGTcgatctctcctctccctctttgTTTCGATCTGATACGGGAGATAGCATCGCTAGATCGCCGCTAGAGCTTCACGTCCTGTGCTGTTCAGTGATTCTTTTTTGGTGATTTTTACGTTGTATGGCTGGAGGggctcttctccttcttcctcttcttccccctCCCATCTCATCCTCTCTCCATGGGGATCCAGCATGCTAAGGGGCTCCTGCCCGGCTGCCCCTCAGGACGGCAACACTCACGCTGGATTCGCCTCATGATGGCCTTTGCTTGTGTTGAATTGGCGTTTGGACGATTGTGGGGAACTTCGCACAGACAATGAAAGAAATTCCTGCAGTCTGCGTACTGTTTGTTGTACTGGCCGTCCCATAAAATTTGAAGGCATGTGCAAAGTCTTTGCTACTGGTGTAAGTTTTTGTATCTTGGTGAtccaacttatataattttttaaatactgtaaatatatcacgataaaaaaacaatatatcaacaaaatcatcaaaattcaccatcacatattattaaataagttttttttactcttcctaggttttatttatcttttttacatatatacacataaatatatGCTGCCGTGGGGATTCAGCCCCGGGTCTCCTAGAAGAGTCAATTTCATACATTATACgtatatgtatcaaaccatggttaaatcgtaaaattttcaGACGGCACgataaattttgcatttaggtaCTTGCCCCTCTTACAGAGGTCAGAAATGACCTAAATACAAAATTCATCGTGCCACCGTTTTCAGCCGTTCCCCACGATCGAGTGGCTATTTGCCATGTCACCTTTCCGTCCTCCTAGAGAATGGCGGGAGGTTagcttttatgatttttaaaatacaaaattaaatttataaattattaatatataaaattcaaaattcaaaaaattcctttTTCGGCTGCCGATGAGTTGTACGTATATACTTGGGCTATTGGGCCTAGGGGGGCCCTGAGAAGCGGAGGCCCTGTGCGGTCGCTTCGGCGGCACGCCCCAGGACGGCCCTGGTTGTACGCTGTGATGCCTGGTCAGGCTGTATATATGTTGGTTCTGCAAACTGCAGTGCACCTTGTAGCCTTCCAATATCACTTCTGGAGATCATCTCAAACAGCATAATACATGTTCTATACTTTCAGTTTCCtttgtaaattgtaataaTTCACTGCGCAGCTAGGAGTATGTTACTTCAGTTAATACTTGCATAATGCATTAAGGCAAATAGGTGTTTTGCTCGTAGGCGTTTTATTTTCTGCTTCCAT
This is a stretch of genomic DNA from Oryza brachyantha chromosome 1, ObraRS2, whole genome shotgun sequence. It encodes these proteins:
- the LOC102699369 gene encoding RING-H2 finger protein ATL72-like: MDVEQQQQARRLLSNGAAAAAADPSPGPAGHGVEGFANAAATARPAPFSSLDATVITVLSLLLCVLVVGLVLHALARCAFRVTRRVCYGQEPPGDQYHGERCAAPARKKVGGAIREKIPALVWPAGGFDQLAGCGSTECAICLAEFVQGDRVRVLPRCGHGFHARCIDRWLAARQTCPTCRREPFAKPAAAPAAVQLQVYPDAGGSHARDALANVTNLV